One Mus musculus strain C57BL/6J chromosome 2, GRCm38.p6 C57BL/6J genomic window, ttttcttttaaaattttttgaagatatttgctggcctttaaggagaaaatcttcattctcatctactcctattatctgtaggtttggtcttcccttTGTGTCCTgaaattcctggatgttttgagttaggatctttttgcatttcactttttctttgattgttgtgctgatgttctctatggaatcttctgttcctgagattttctcttccatctcttgcattctgttgctgatgttggcatctatggttccagatttcattcctagggtttctatctccagtggtgcctcactttgggtttttttttattatgtccaCTTCCCTTTATacgtctagtattgttttgttaatttctatcatctgtttggttgtgttttcctgtttttctgtaagcaCTTCtatgtgttttcttgtgttttcctgtttttctttaaggacttgtaactctttagcagtgttctcctgtttttctttaagtgagttattaaagtccttcttgatgtcctctaccatcatcatgagatatgcttttacatCTGcttctagcttttcgggtgtgttggggtgccaaggactggctgaggtgggagtgctgggttctgatgatggtgcgtggtctttgtttctcttagtaagattcttatgtttgccttttgccatctggtaatctctcgtgttggttgttatagttgtctctggttagagcttgttcctcttgtgattctgttagcctctatcagcagtcctgggagactagatctctcctgagtttcagtggttagagcactctctgcaggcaagctctcctcttgctgggAAGGTGCACATATATCTGGAGTTCGgacctgccttctggcagaagatgaagaatcaaaacagggcttgtcccagaatctgtgtagcatCTATAGTCCATActttcacctgcacagactagtctcagctgGATCCAATCTcaacaccaatggactcaatttcctaATAAAAAGCCGCAAGCTAACACTCTGGATATGTAAATATGATCCAGCATTTTActgcataaaagaaacatacATACCCTAGTGACAAAGACAtatactatctcagagtaaaggcctgaaaaaaagagtttttaaagTGAATGAACCCAAGAACAAGCCAGAGTTTCCATTGTAATATCCAATAAAGTAGACTTTCAACCTAAAAGTTACCAAATGAGATtgtgaaggacacttcatactcatcaaaggaaaaatccatcaaGAGGAAGTCAATCCTGTACATCTATGCATCAAATACAAggacactcacattcataaaagaaacattactaaagctcaaggCACATAgtgaaactcacacaataatagtgggagacttcaaaaccccactctcaccaatggacatgtcattgaaacagagacacagtaaaactaacagaagttatgaactaaatgggtttaacaaatatctatagaacacttaatagtaaaacaaaagaatataccttcttttcagcaatTTGTGTTACCTTCTCCaatactgaccatataattggacataaAACAACCCTTGACAGATATATGAAGATtggaataatcccatgcattctatcagatcaacAAGGACTTAGGTAgactttaataacaacaaaaaccaaagaaaactcaTATAactaatgaaactgaagaactCCCAGTTTAATGATGACTTGGTCAGGGgagaaataaagaattcaaagactttatagaattcaatgaaaatgaggacTCATCATATAGAAACTTAtgtaacacaatgaaagcagtgttacgTAGAATATTCagagcactaagtgccttcataaagaaattgaagagataccaaacaagcaaattaacagcacaactaaaagctctagaacagataGAAccaaacatacccaagaggagtagaggcgggaaatagtcaaactcagttctgaaatcaaccagttagaaagaaagagaacacgtaataaaaaacaaaacaaaacaaaacacccagagctggttctttgagaaatcaaaaaggtaaataaacccttagctaaactaaCTCAAGGACTCAGAGAATATAtctgacctgtccagcaggtctaATTATTCGAgtgtctcgaggggaccttctcctaagaaccaaattgggggaGAGAAGGACGGGCACCAAGTGGGAGAAACGAcacataaacagtctgagaagcatcaaggtgtcactgtattcagcagggttcaaggcttaaatgcacaaacaaaaggccaagcacttctcagcaggagggatggggcagcagaaatttttttttggcaactacatggggaagcaggaacttggtggtatcagggtacatattgaggtcaggacatctggtgctgacatagggctggaacattctgtggttgtccTCGGAACGGTGTGTCAGTGGCTCGCTTTTGACCCCAGTTTCTTCTtaggggggagaggcccaattcggagatcaagacaatagagttgtcttaatagctcccaacaattatacaaattaacaaaattagaaatgaaactgTAGACTAAATaagagaatctgaggaaattcaaaaaatcatcagaacatactgcaaaagcctatactctaaaaaaagtaaaatcttgattaaatgtattattttctagatagatactatgtaccaaagttaaatcaagatcaaggaAGCTATCAAACAGTGCCATAACctctaagaaaatataaatagtcATCAAATACctttaaatcaaagaaaaaaaatccaaggccTGAttgttttagtgtagaattctaccagactttcaaaaaagagctaataccaatactcctcaaactattccataaaatagaaacagaaggaacactacctaattcatttatGAAGCCAAAGTTACTTGAATACCTAAAATCCCTAAAGttccaacaaagaaagggaacctcAAACCAGTCTCACTTacaaatatagatgcaaaaatactcaatgaagttctcacaaactgaatccaagaacacatcagaatcatcattcaccacaatcaagtaggcttcttccCAGAGATACAGGCATGGTTCAATACAggaaaatctatcaacataatacaatatataaaaaaacCTCAATGAAAAATATCTCATCATCtcatgaaaaagcatttgacaaatacaatcctccttcatgttaaaattactggagagatcagggattcaTGGCACATACttagacataataaaagcaatatatagcaaaacaaaaatccaatcaACTTATATAgagagaaactagaaacaatcccactgaaatccaGAACATGTCAaggttgtcctctctctctctctctttctattcaatatagtagttgaagttctagctagaggcattagaaaagaaaaggatataaaaTGGACacaatttgggttttttttttttttttttttttttttttttttttggtttagcttttcgagacagggtttctctgtatagtcctggctgtcctggaactcactttgtagaccaggctggcttcgaattcacaaatccacctgcctctgcctcccgggtgctgggattaaaggtatgcaccaccacatcctATTAGAAAGGTAGAATTTAAAGGATCAGTATTTGCTGATGTTATTATAGTATGTACATAAGCAAACCcaatattctaccagagaaatcctacagctgataagcaacttcagcaaagtgataGAATATAacttaataaaattaactcaagcaaatcagtacCATTTACATATatgataatcaggctgagaaaggaacTAGAGAAACAAAACACTGCCCAGTAGTCAcaattagtataaaatatcttgcagtaactcttaccaagcaaatgaaagatcttaatgacaagaacatcaaatctctgagaaaaaaaaaactgaagacctcagaaatggaaagatctctcatgctcaagGATTAGTAGGTTTAACATGGTGAAAaaggccatcttaccaaaacaatctatagattcaatacgatccccatcaaaattccaacacaagtcttcacagacatgaaaagagcaattgtcaacttcatatggaaaagaaaagaatccaggCTAGCCAAAAcatttcttagtaataaaagaTAAACTGTGgcaatcactatccctgacctaaagctatattAGAAAGTAATAGTTATAAAAAACTGCATAGTTTTTATGGAGAGACAGTTAGGtgaatcaatggaacagaatcgaAATGGCAAAAGTAAATCCTtatacctatgaacacttgatcatTGACtaagaagccaaaaccaaacagtggaaaaagaaagcatcctaAATAAATGGTGGTGGTCTATCTGATagactgtaaggcaaaagacactgtcagcaagacaaatcagcaatctacagactcagaaAAAACTAACCATATATCTGGCAGGcagctgatatccaaaataaataaagaattcaagaaattaacCTAAAAagcccaaataacccaattaaaaatggggtaccaaTAGTCAGGCAGTGggggttcatgcctttaatcccagcacttgggaggcagaggcaggcaggtttctgagttcaaggccagcctggtgtacagagtgagatctaggacagcctgggctatatcgAGAAACTAAGTCtcgaaaaaaaaatggcctagaagcacttaaagaaaatttcaaatttcttattcagaagagaaatgcaaatcaaaactaccctgagattgcatctcataccaatcagaatgtctaagataaatAACTTGAATGACCTTACATTTTGGTGATGGTGTGGTGTACatgcatggtttgtactcactgttaagtggatattagccaaaacgtTCAGAATCCCTAGAATACAAACTAGAGACTATATGAAGTGTAGGAAGCAAAAATGCTCAAGTAAGGGCTCTTCAATCTCTCCTtgaagggggaaggaaataatcatgggagTTACCTGGAtgtgagagagaagggagaaagggaggggaaagggagagcagAATCAGATATGATGTAGAGgggacagaagagaagcccagagggccaagagaatgtaCAGAAATAAGCAGCCTCTGGGAGTGTGAGGTAGGGGggccctctagaaagtaccagatgcCCAGTTGTGAGAAACCCTCAGGACTCATTGGTCGTGACCTTAGTCAAAATGCCCAATATCAAGGAAAGGGAACTCTACCTCCAggagatagacagggcctcaagtgtaGGGACAGAGTTACTAACCcatagtcaaaatttctgaccaaAAATTGTTCCTGCATAAAAGAACTGTAGGAACAGAAATGGAAAATGACTGACAGAGAGGCAGACCAGCTCAACTTGGGATCAATTTTATGGAGGAGACACCAAGACTTGACACTGTTtttgatgctatgatgtgcttacaaagaggagcctggcatggctttcctctgatagtccctaccagcagctgactgagaaagaAGATACTTATAtccagccattggactgaagttgggaacCCTTATGATTGAGCTgggggaaggaataaagaagctgAAACggagagcaaccccataggaagaccagcaatgtCACCTAACCCAGATTCTAGAGAGCTCCCAGAGAATAAACTACCAGCCAGGAGCATAAATGGCCTGGTTCAaggtccctggcacatatatagcagaagtctgcctggtctggcctcagtgggagaagatgtgcttaattCTGGAGAGGCTTGAGGCCCCAAAGAAGGGGGAGGCCATATTGAGTGGGGATTACCCTCTCAGAGGctagggaagaggaatgggatgaggaactctgGGAGGGTGCATTGAAGGGGGGGCAACATAtagaatgtaaataagtaaaataattttaattaaaaaataaaattaaaatatttaaatcaacAAATCTATGATAACTTTTTTTGGAAAATAATATTGTAAATGtgattgtcatttttttctccttagagGTAAAAGAATCTTCATATTattggaaaaattttaaatatttgttttctaattattAATATTAACAGTAATACAATAGGTATTATCTGAGTTGTATGGTTTTCAAGCTAGAGATGTGGTTCAGGAAGCAGACAATTATCTGCTGTGTACGCTCAAAGACCTGGTTCAATTTTTACCCTAAGAATATCAAGGTTTGATTAGTAATATGGGTTACAAATAGCATTATTTGCTAGTGATATTTTACTATAAAGAAGAATTTCTTTGCCACAAAGACATATAGTAGTTCAATTCAGTACCATTGAGCTGATGTtgtgtttatttgattttgatGATACGTACACAGTTCAATGTAAAGCATAACTTAAAGCAATTAAACATCAGTGCTActagtatttcattttaaaatcatctGTTGTATCCTAGATGGGTCTCCAATACTGTTTCACAGGCTGGTCTTGTAAGTGTGATCTTGCTGCCAACACTTTATATGGTAGGCTTTTCATTGGAGAGCTGAATCTTAGCTTTTAAACAGATATTACTTTTTGTACATAAAATAATCATAATCTATCCACTAAAGAGCAATGGGGAGTAAGGAACTATGATTAAGCTGGTACAATGGCATGTATTAGCTTAATATGAATGTAGGAAACAATAAGAAATCAGTGCATGGTGTCTGGATGGAATAAGGATACATAAGTATATTAATATGAATGAGACCTTAACATCTAAGCAATATGGTTCACTTCATAATATAATAGTCAAGTTTGCTTTGAAGTTGACTAGTAAGTgggtaaaaatattaaaatataaagagtggatttatagaaaataaaagaaaaataagttaatattgaataatttattataatatttgaaatacaaCATCCATTTAAATCTTTCTAACAACTTTTATTCTTCTCATTCACACACAGAATTTAACCTTGGTGTTCTTCTCCTGTCCTTTCATTCTAacacaagatatatatatatatatatgacaactTTTAATAGTATACAAATTCTATGAGAAAAGATTGTGCACTTTTTCCATTGGTTTTTTAAGGACATCTTTTACATCTTTGTTCCTCAAGCTGTATGTTAAGGGATTCAACATAGGGATAACCTGGGTGTAAAAGATGGAAATCACTTTACCAGTGTCAATGGAGTGAGTGAATGTAGGCTGCAAATACATAAATATCAAAGTCCCGTAAAAGACGATGACAACTGTCAGGTGGGACCCACACGTAGAGAAAGCCTTCCATTTGCCCTCAGCAGAGTTAATCCTTAGAATTGCCATAAGGATAAGTAGATAGGAACCAATTACTATAAGAAGAGATGAAAGCAAATTAAAAGCTGAGAAGATTAAAATTATCGCCTCAATTTCATGTGTGTTTGAGCAGGCCAAAGTTAACAAAGGGAGGGCATCACAGTAGAAATGACTGATGACATTGTAGCCACAGAAGGATAAAGTGAAAATCTTTATGTTAACTAGAAGTGAGACAATTATACTGTAGAGATAGGGAATGGTGACTAGTATCCAACATGCTTTTTGTGACATGATGACAGTGTAGAGGAGTGGTTTACAGATGGCCACATAACGGTCATAAGACAttgcagaaagaataaaaaattcaCAAACAATGAACATACCAAAGAAAGATGATTGGATAGCACAGGCATAAAATGATATTATATTTTGATCTACAAGAAAATTTCTCAACATTTTTGGTCCCACAGCTGTTGAATAACCAAGGTCAGTAGTAGCGAGGTGTCTGAGAAAGAAGTACATGGGTGTTTGCAGCCTGGAATCCACTATGGTAAGGATTATCATGCCCAAGTTATCGACCAGTGAGGTCAGATAAATGATGAGATACAGTCCAAACAATGGTACCTGAAACTCATGGTGGTTAGTGATGCCCACCAGGATGAATTCAGTCACTATTGTAAGATTATATTTCTCCATTAGAGAAGATCAGAAAGCCTGTTCTGAATAAAGGTACCAGCATTATTAGTAGTTTTCAAATATAtagagttattttattttccaaactaatataaattatatatttattataaaatatttgaatatgaaTTCATCTGCACAAAAATGGCATATACAGAATTGTATCAAGTCATTGCCTGTAATAATTTTGTTTGCCAAATAAAACGTAAACTGTCACTTTTACCTCATGTTTAGTGTAAAACTATGACAGGAAATTATGCCCTTTGTCAAATACTTCAAATATGTATAGCCCaaagtattaaaattttaatgctGATAAACCTTGATTGGCAGGCTCATGTATGTAGTAAGTTCAATGTATtagatgtgaagaaaaaaaataaaacttcaaaaacTGTAGTAGTTTGAAACTTCACAGACTTGGATAAAATTATtaactttttcattttatttctcatataaattaaactatattttgacattataattatattttgttatgttatATAACATTCATGATGATTATAATATGCACATCTACTGAGAATTTTTCAATAATTTGGACACTCTAGATACATATGTAGATGTTTAAAATCCTAAAACCTATAGCTAAAACAGACAGCATCATCATAAACATTAGGCAATGTATTTTAGGTGagttaatgaaaatattgtaaCACATCACAATTGGAGTTGTCCTTATTTGAAGAAAAAGTAAACTGAACAGCATATCTATGCAACCACCTTTCACCTTGACCTAGTGTACAgaaacattcatttaaaaataattcatcatGGATAGAATACCTTCTCAGTATACACAGAACTAAGAAGGCTTTGTACTTTTTACTAAAAAGATGAACAGGCACTAAATATGGGATTCTGTGCTCTACAACCACAGTCCACAAATATGATAATCACTAGTTCAAAGAGTCATTGTGTACAGTAATTTACCTGAAAAAAATCCCTCATATGTGGATGTGCACACCCCATAGGATAGaggcttttggttttggtttgatcTAAAAATATGAGCAAATGAGAAACTGGTCATGAAACACATGAGACACACAACTAACCTACCATCTACCTGTGCAACCAAATGGTAAAATTTAACAAGTCTGTTATTTAGGATTATAACTCTGTATCCATTTTTAGCATAATAAAATTGAATACAAGTTTCCTTCATTATATAATTTAATCTTTCACTGATGGGTAATTTTTAGTATaattcatacatatatttatataacaaagAAATATGTTATAGCTCAGACTGATCTAGGAATATatgaagagattttttaaaaatgaaagaaaacatactTAAATTGGTTATATGATATCTTGTCAAAATTCCTCTTTGATAAACAAGAGTTCTGAAAgagaatatatgttttaaaatgtcaacaatgaatgtgactgcttcctattgtttgattgattgtgATACACAAACACCatagtgaaaaagaaaatgttgtagGTGGCATTTGAGATGATTCATTGGTATAGCAGAAAATCCTCCTGTTAGCATAAGATCATCTTCCCAATAAGATATAGGACACAGTGCAAATAACTCTATTCTCAGAAGAAGCATCACTGtaaaaattacaagaaaatgGCAGgcataaatattgaaaaaatgcATGTCTCATATTTTcttaataggaaaaaataaatcatacaCAGGAGACATGAAATGTAGCCACATTAGCCTCTGAACACGGTACAATGAAGTCAGTTTGAACATCCAGTTTAAAGGTGATTTCTTTTTATGCCTACTTTTTATGGCATAAAACAATGTAGTGTGGCTTATAATATGTTGTCGAATACTTTCCTTGTGCATCTGGTGATCTTTCATGACAATATACTCTTCACGTGTGAAATATGAAGTAATCagatgattaaaatatataaatcactCTAGAAATTCTGGAAGCTACCTACTCTCCCTTTTTCTATGTTTTACAATGTTAAAAGTTAAAAGAATAAGGTAAATACAATATCAGTTTTCCATTAAAAAAGACAAGCACCTggactttattttataaaatattttactaggTAGTTTAATGATGTATACcacaaaatatacttttaaatgtcATTATAATAAGTCTATTCATAATATCTTCTTACtctctagtgatttttttttcacacctGTGGTGAGATGCAAACTCTGTTTGTCTCAAGAAAGGATGAGGAACTTTTCCAGCTATGATTCAGCTACAAAAAGTTACTTGTTGCCAATCTTGAAAACCTGATTTGTTTTTTGGAACCCACTGGATTCAAGAAGTGAGTAAACTCTGACAGTATACAAATCACACCTGTCAACATTTCAGAAGATTAAAAATCTAAGGGCAGCAAGGTTATAGGTCCTGGATAGGATATATGATGATTCTAGTGAAAATTGTTTTGCAGTGACTATTGAAGACTTACATACATAGATAAGTAGATCTCCCAACACTCATCAAAGAAGCAAATGTTTGTAGTAAATTGTGATGAACAGAGAGACACAAATGATCAGTGTGCAGCGAATAGAAAGCCTCCACAGTATTCAGCACTACTTGTGAAGGCTACATCATAACCCCTTGCTTGCAAGGCTAAGGCATCGTCCCAGAACTGTTGTTGGTCTTAGAAGTCTGTAACTATCAGTGGCAATGGTTGACTATAACCAAGTTGTGTTTTCCAGTCACACTGAAACTATTCTGCTCAGGAAATAAAAGTGATTATGCCTATATGCAAAAGAACTGTAGCAGATCAAGCCaggtattaaaaaaaacaaaaacaaaaacaatttctaaaattataagatataaaatattaatttaatatttgcCATTTTATGATTGTCTATTGAAAAATTCTATTAATCATGCAAAAACACTGACagtcaaaaatattcaataacatatttaaaaaaaaagaaagaaaatatgcaatatttTCTGCGTTtcgtggatgattatgggatggatccagggTGAGGTAAtctctggatagtctatccttttgtcttagctccaaactttgtctctgtaa contains:
- the Olfr1061 gene encoding olfactory receptor 1061, with the protein product MEKYNLTIVTEFILVGITNHHEFQVPLFGLYLIIYLTSLVDNLGMIILTIVDSRLQTPMYFFLRHLATTDLGYSTAVGPKMLRNFLVDQNIISFYACAIQSSFFGMFIVCEFFILSAMSYDRYVAICKPLLYTVIMSQKACWILVTIPYLYSIIVSLLVNIKIFTLSFCGYNVISHFYCDALPLLTLACSNTHEIEAIILIFSAFNLLSSLLIVIGSYLLILMAILRINSAEGKWKAFSTCGSHLTVVIVFYGTLIFMYLQPTFTHSIDTGKVISIFYTQVIPMLNPLTYSLRNKDVKDVLKKPMEKVHNLFS